In the genome of Nitrospira japonica, one region contains:
- a CDS encoding DUF2309 domain-containing protein, producing the protein MEPVDQAPDIEARRMELRGVVRLAGEVIAQYWPMRTFVHHNPLHSLEYLPFEETVRRGKQFMGGSGYLSGELYRQYVRSGRIRVEHLDDVIRPLTQNARVAVGPRTVSHGEVLRACLTGGLGSPSVEPLDSQLPDPSHALIDRLAARLESVLTYPDLLTRIRTIAEADEASLGRWLTLSHWCDDTLGTQIVRQINEQLIKWCEAFLDEGHATWAMPEREKGLYQAWKTIAAHEWSPCGIADSGRKIAALPDYPEDALLESLDRLGIPSELRQDYLSLQLTALPGWAGFIKWRGEERDYPWQQAYPAGLVKFLAIRLWYARELVQKACRTELGIDGRYAAVTDYMRSHPNEYYLRKQRVAGRLPALYAEEVDRLAHQRGRGWQAVLDRYQIEVVPRQAAAARRGAARTLLALARSLELDPEHLAATDSDALKQLVDWIEAFPEPTHGPVWLKALEASYQHSLLGQLRSRTTGTDSAAQIRPYSQSVYCIDVRSEPFRRHLESTGAHDTYGFAGFFAAFIRFRAWDKEHDTEQFPVIMRAKNEVREIPRSYLDHKVSTHEARTKWVHAGHTLLHDLKENVVTPYVMVESLGWVYAIPIFGKTLWPSLYRRWTSWLRRLFVPSIATTLTVGKMAPDETAEMVAAQQQARIRAALEEHTGLRKSRITPVLVEGLRQRSLSGTGETDQMLLDAAAQAGLTAETVDRLVGLLQRQYGISARAASHQRERITRTGFTLDEQVLTVDTALRMMGLTKNFARLVLFCAHGSTSENNPYESALDCGACGGNEGKPNARVLAMMANNRTVRERLAKNGLDIPADTHFLAGQMDTTTDQVTLFDLEDVPPTHRADLARLQEDLQEAAELTSQERCARFPDLEPPLVGQQAVAHVQQRSADWSQVRPEWGLSGNTAIIFGRRELTKGLDLDGRVFLHSYDYREDPSNRLLEVLLTAPQVVAQWINMEHYFSITDNEVYGSGSKIYHNVVGRLGIMSGPWSDLRLGLARQTVMNGERPYHEPMRLLTIIEAPRERIDKLIGRHEVLQHFYHNEWVHLVALDPQDAVWYRYRPTGGWQRIE; encoded by the coding sequence GTGGAACCGGTAGACCAGGCCCCCGACATCGAAGCGAGACGGATGGAGTTGCGCGGGGTCGTTCGTCTCGCCGGGGAGGTCATCGCGCAATATTGGCCGATGCGGACGTTCGTCCATCACAATCCGCTCCATAGCCTCGAATATCTTCCTTTCGAGGAGACAGTCCGCCGCGGCAAGCAATTCATGGGCGGGAGCGGCTATCTTTCCGGCGAGTTGTATCGCCAATACGTCCGGTCCGGTCGGATCAGGGTCGAACACCTGGATGACGTCATCCGCCCGCTGACGCAGAACGCCCGCGTCGCGGTCGGCCCTCGCACCGTCTCGCACGGCGAGGTACTGCGCGCCTGTCTGACCGGCGGACTGGGATCGCCCTCCGTCGAACCGCTCGACAGCCAGTTGCCCGATCCCTCGCATGCGTTGATCGATCGGCTCGCGGCCCGACTCGAGTCGGTGCTGACGTATCCGGACCTGCTGACACGCATACGTACGATCGCGGAAGCGGATGAAGCCTCCCTGGGACGATGGCTCACCCTGTCGCACTGGTGCGACGACACGCTGGGCACGCAGATCGTCCGCCAGATCAACGAGCAACTCATCAAATGGTGCGAGGCGTTCCTCGACGAAGGACACGCCACCTGGGCCATGCCCGAACGCGAGAAGGGCCTCTACCAGGCCTGGAAGACGATCGCGGCGCACGAATGGTCGCCCTGCGGGATTGCCGACAGCGGGCGAAAAATCGCCGCTCTTCCCGACTATCCCGAGGACGCGCTCTTGGAGAGCCTCGATCGGCTCGGCATTCCATCCGAGCTCCGCCAGGATTATCTCTCGCTCCAGTTGACCGCCCTCCCCGGTTGGGCCGGTTTCATCAAGTGGCGGGGCGAAGAACGTGACTATCCCTGGCAACAGGCCTATCCGGCCGGGCTCGTGAAGTTTCTGGCCATCCGCCTCTGGTACGCGCGCGAGCTCGTTCAGAAAGCCTGCCGGACCGAGCTAGGTATCGACGGCCGCTATGCGGCCGTGACCGACTACATGCGCAGCCATCCGAATGAGTATTACCTGCGCAAGCAGCGGGTCGCGGGACGTCTGCCCGCCTTGTACGCGGAAGAAGTCGATCGTCTGGCCCATCAGAGAGGCCGCGGGTGGCAGGCGGTGCTCGATCGCTATCAGATCGAGGTGGTTCCCCGACAGGCGGCGGCCGCTCGTCGAGGTGCGGCCAGAACGCTGCTGGCGCTGGCACGGTCACTGGAGCTCGACCCGGAGCACCTTGCCGCAACCGACTCAGACGCGCTGAAGCAACTGGTCGACTGGATCGAGGCGTTCCCCGAGCCCACCCACGGCCCGGTCTGGCTCAAGGCGCTCGAAGCGAGCTATCAGCACTCCCTCCTGGGGCAGCTCCGGTCCCGAACGACGGGAACCGACTCCGCGGCTCAAATCCGTCCCTACTCGCAGTCGGTCTACTGCATCGACGTGCGATCGGAACCGTTCCGCCGGCATTTGGAATCGACCGGCGCCCATGACACCTACGGTTTCGCCGGATTTTTTGCCGCGTTCATCCGGTTTCGGGCTTGGGATAAGGAACACGACACGGAACAATTCCCGGTCATCATGCGCGCCAAAAACGAGGTTCGGGAGATTCCCCGCAGCTACCTCGACCACAAGGTTTCCACCCATGAGGCCCGTACGAAATGGGTTCATGCCGGCCATACGCTGCTTCACGATCTGAAAGAAAACGTCGTCACGCCCTACGTCATGGTTGAATCGTTGGGATGGGTCTATGCGATTCCCATTTTCGGCAAGACCCTCTGGCCGTCGCTGTACCGGCGATGGACGTCCTGGTTGCGCCGGTTGTTCGTCCCCTCTATCGCCACGACGCTCACCGTCGGCAAGATGGCTCCCGACGAAACCGCCGAGATGGTGGCGGCGCAGCAGCAGGCCAGGATCAGAGCCGCGCTCGAAGAACACACGGGGCTGCGCAAGTCCCGCATCACGCCAGTGCTCGTCGAGGGGTTGCGGCAACGGTCGTTGAGCGGCACCGGGGAAACCGATCAGATGCTCTTGGACGCGGCCGCGCAGGCGGGCCTTACGGCTGAGACGGTCGACCGGCTCGTCGGACTCCTCCAGCGGCAGTACGGCATCAGCGCGCGCGCCGCGTCCCATCAACGGGAGCGGATCACGCGCACGGGCTTCACGCTGGACGAGCAAGTCCTGACGGTCGATACGGCATTACGCATGATGGGCTTGACGAAAAACTTCGCAAGACTGGTGCTGTTCTGCGCGCACGGCAGCACGTCCGAGAACAATCCCTATGAATCCGCGCTCGACTGCGGGGCCTGCGGCGGCAACGAGGGCAAGCCCAATGCGCGGGTCCTGGCCATGATGGCGAACAATCGCACCGTCCGGGAACGCCTCGCCAAGAACGGCCTCGACATTCCGGCCGATACCCATTTCCTGGCTGGACAGATGGATACGACGACGGACCAGGTGACGCTGTTCGACCTCGAAGACGTGCCGCCAACCCACCGCGCCGATCTGGCCCGGCTCCAGGAAGATCTTCAGGAAGCGGCCGAATTGACGAGTCAGGAACGCTGCGCGCGCTTTCCGGATCTGGAGCCGCCGCTCGTCGGCCAGCAAGCGGTCGCGCACGTGCAACAGCGCAGTGCGGATTGGAGTCAGGTGCGGCCCGAATGGGGACTCTCAGGCAACACGGCCATCATTTTCGGACGCCGGGAGCTGACCAAGGGTCTCGACCTCGACGGCCGGGTCTTCCTGCACTCCTACGACTACCGGGAAGACCCGTCCAATCGGTTGTTGGAGGTGCTGCTGACTGCGCCTCAAGTGGTGGCCCAGTGGATCAATATGGAACACTATTTTTCCATCACCGACAACGAGGTCTACGGGAGCGGGAGCAAGATTTACCACAACGTCGTCGGCCGGCTCGGGATTATGTCGGGCCCCTGGAGCGATCTTCGCCTGGGGCTCGCGCGGCAGACCGTCATGAACGGTGAGCGACCGTATCACGAACCGATGCGGCTCCTGACGATCATCGAGGCTCCGCGCGAGCGCATCGACAAACTGATCGGGCGACACGAGGTGTTGCAGCACTTTTATCACAATGAGTGGGTCCATCTCGTCGCGCTCGATCCCCAGGACGCGGTATGGTATCGGTATCGCCCCACCGGGGGATGGCAACGAATCGAGTAG
- the hisS gene encoding histidine--tRNA ligase has translation MIKGIRGVKDILPEETPRWRFIEETARRWAERCGFHEIRLPIFEATALFARSIGATTDIVEKEMYTFPDRDGTLLTLRPEGTAGTVRSFVEHNRGADPLPQKYYYLGPMFRHERPQAGRLRQFHQFGVEYFGTQDARADVEVMSLLWRFLSDLTLPDLTLEVNSLGTAADRAAYLPVLVAFLKGRTDRLCANCLRRIDTNPLRVLDCKVPECRAATDDAPRLTDHLSPEARTHFAEVLAGLTSLDIPYHLNARLVRGLDYYCLTAFEVTSSHLGAQNAVGAGGRYDGLVETLGGPHTPAIGFAAGLERISLMLPDTTQPVTVPSVYVASFGTDGAPAGIRVLDALRRAGLVAQTDYRSTTLKAHLRQADRARSRWAVLLGDDEVRRGSVIVRHMGTKAQAEVPFSEIPRHILAQLSHS, from the coding sequence ATGATCAAAGGCATCAGAGGCGTCAAAGACATTTTGCCTGAGGAAACTCCTCGGTGGCGGTTCATCGAAGAAACCGCCCGCCGCTGGGCGGAGCGGTGCGGGTTTCACGAAATCCGCTTGCCGATTTTCGAGGCCACCGCCCTGTTCGCCCGCAGCATCGGAGCCACCACGGACATCGTCGAGAAGGAGATGTACACGTTTCCCGACCGCGACGGCACGCTCCTGACCTTGCGGCCCGAGGGCACGGCCGGTACGGTTCGCTCGTTCGTCGAACATAATCGGGGTGCCGATCCGCTCCCTCAGAAATACTATTATCTCGGGCCGATGTTCCGCCACGAGCGGCCGCAGGCCGGCCGACTCAGACAATTCCACCAGTTCGGTGTCGAATATTTCGGCACACAGGATGCCAGGGCCGACGTGGAAGTCATGTCGCTACTCTGGCGCTTCCTGTCCGACTTGACGCTGCCGGACCTGACGCTCGAGGTCAACAGCCTGGGCACCGCGGCGGACCGGGCCGCATATCTTCCGGTACTCGTTGCGTTCCTGAAGGGGCGTACGGACCGTCTCTGTGCCAACTGCCTGCGGAGGATAGATACCAATCCCCTCCGGGTCCTCGACTGCAAGGTGCCCGAATGCCGTGCCGCGACGGACGATGCGCCTCGTCTAACGGATCACCTTTCACCGGAAGCCAGGACCCATTTCGCCGAGGTGCTGGCCGGTCTGACGTCGCTCGATATCCCCTATCACCTCAACGCACGCTTGGTTCGCGGGCTCGACTACTATTGCCTGACGGCTTTCGAGGTGACGTCGTCCCACTTAGGCGCGCAAAACGCCGTCGGCGCCGGCGGCCGTTATGACGGTCTGGTCGAGACCCTCGGAGGACCCCACACTCCCGCCATCGGATTCGCCGCAGGCCTTGAACGCATCTCTTTGATGTTGCCGGATACGACGCAACCGGTTACGGTTCCCTCAGTGTACGTCGCCTCATTCGGAACGGACGGAGCGCCAGCCGGTATCCGGGTGCTGGATGCGTTACGGCGAGCGGGGCTTGTCGCTCAAACGGATTACCGCTCCACGACGCTCAAGGCCCATCTCCGCCAGGCTGATCGCGCACGGAGCCGGTGGGCCGTCCTCCTTGGAGACGACGAGGTTCGCCGCGGATCCGTCATCGTTCGGCACATGGGGACGAAAGCACAAGCAGAGGTGCCTTTCTCGGAGATCCCTCGCCACATTCTGGCTCAACTTTCACATTCCTAA
- a CDS encoding FAD-dependent thymidylate synthase: MSADRPSRRVIAVAPMPPEKSAYALARYSRSPDSIESSIAWVHGHSSEKFWEQFYFDYGHASIADLGHVIVCFEDITELAAIRLEDEPVWDGQAKSSRYQNFASSGWYVPDAIHGSETEGTYQGILRSLGEIYRLLHGPLVEFLSERDPRPEAMKPGDYQRTIAARAFDVTRYLLPLASRTNVGQVVSIRTLEKQITRLLSSQLPELRMIGEDLKDACQRPPMNVWGELTGQAPGPYEPLAPTLARHAKSSEYQGAVYTDLARYAKEALRGNGLDDAASWGSQEAVELVEPHDPCDEVVATLLYRVSQAPYRHILSVVRDWTEKQKQETIEIALSRRGPYDELIREFRSGYPLTFDILMDIGGWRDLHRHRRCQQIQQNFTTRHGYETPKPLVQAGLDGEYRQAMDAVQADIEQLRKVNAEAALYAIPFGFKVRCLFKMDFAEAEYIAKLRSGVKGHWSYRSIAWLIKEKVTERYPSLGRHMQATSPDIEDTLTR; encoded by the coding sequence ATGAGTGCAGACCGTCCAAGCCGCCGCGTGATCGCCGTGGCCCCGATGCCGCCTGAAAAGTCCGCCTACGCCTTGGCCCGGTACAGCCGGTCTCCCGACTCCATCGAAAGCAGCATCGCATGGGTCCACGGTCATTCGTCTGAAAAATTCTGGGAGCAGTTCTACTTCGATTACGGTCACGCGTCCATTGCCGATCTCGGTCACGTGATCGTCTGCTTCGAAGACATCACCGAGTTGGCGGCGATCCGCCTGGAGGACGAACCCGTGTGGGACGGGCAGGCGAAATCCAGCCGGTATCAGAACTTCGCCTCGAGCGGGTGGTACGTGCCGGACGCGATCCACGGGAGTGAAACGGAAGGAACCTATCAGGGAATTCTGAGAAGCCTCGGAGAGATCTACCGCCTTCTGCATGGTCCGCTCGTGGAGTTTCTCTCGGAGCGGGATCCGCGCCCGGAAGCGATGAAGCCCGGCGACTATCAGCGCACGATTGCCGCCAGGGCCTTCGACGTCACGCGTTACCTGTTGCCCCTTGCCTCCCGTACCAACGTCGGCCAAGTCGTCAGCATCAGGACGCTGGAGAAGCAGATCACGCGGCTGCTATCGTCCCAATTGCCGGAGCTCCGTATGATCGGAGAGGATTTGAAAGACGCCTGCCAGCGGCCACCGATGAACGTCTGGGGAGAGTTGACCGGGCAGGCACCCGGCCCCTATGAACCCCTGGCACCCACGCTGGCGCGTCACGCCAAGTCCAGCGAGTATCAAGGGGCCGTCTACACAGACCTCGCGCGGTACGCCAAAGAGGCGCTGCGAGGGAACGGGCTAGACGATGCCGCTTCGTGGGGCAGTCAGGAGGCGGTCGAACTGGTCGAACCGCACGATCCCTGCGACGAAGTGGTCGCGACGCTCCTCTACCGTGTCTCCCAAGCCCCCTATCGGCACATCCTGTCCGTCGTCCGCGACTGGACCGAGAAGCAGAAGCAGGAAACGATCGAGATCGCGCTCAGCCGGAGGGGGCCGTACGACGAACTCATCAGGGAGTTCCGCAGCGGCTATCCCTTGACGTTCGATATTCTCATGGACATCGGCGGTTGGCGCGATCTCCATCGGCATCGCCGATGCCAGCAGATCCAGCAGAACTTCACGACCCGCCACGGCTATGAGACGCCCAAGCCGCTCGTGCAGGCGGGTCTCGACGGAGAGTACCGGCAAGCGATGGATGCCGTGCAGGCCGATATCGAGCAGCTGAGGAAAGTCAACGCGGAAGCCGCGCTCTATGCGATTCCGTTCGGCTTCAAAGTCCGGTGCCTGTTCAAGATGGATTTTGCGGAGGCCGAGTACATCGCCAAGCTGCGCTCCGGTGTGAAGGGACACTGGTCCTACCGGTCCATCGCCTGGCTGATCAAGGAGAAGGTGACGGAGCGCTATCCGTCCCTCGGCCGACATATGCAGGCGACGTCGCCGGACATTGAAGACACCTTGACCAGATAG
- a CDS encoding tetratricopeptide repeat protein, translated as MSDHRTTCETSLLEGDWERAAQAAMDWVRHPSVAEERDPRPHFVLNVTHLLKGRFAEAWASHAECLQEAEDIAQIKEWTEDLVETHGDQTSAHLIMGLFLAQSGQSEQSQQSYKEAAKLAPASAYPHYFQAQIHERADRPDMAIKEYREAVRLDPGFAPARTNLGVAYQEQGRLEMAIPQYREVIKLNPDDSVAHANLACALAEQGKQEAAVQAYKEALRLNPHDAEVRFALGSLYETRSRMDLAKKEYSEALRSNPDFGPAHTALGWIALRKGHLQDAYEAFNRGLKTNEQDARAYHGIAEYYAQRRKPESAMDNYAKALKYYKDPDMKNTIMNQLFQEGRVGD; from the coding sequence ATGAGCGACCATCGAACCACATGCGAAACCTCTCTCCTGGAAGGAGATTGGGAGCGCGCCGCCCAGGCGGCAATGGATTGGGTTCGACATCCCTCGGTCGCCGAGGAACGGGACCCCCGTCCGCATTTCGTACTGAACGTCACCCATCTCCTCAAGGGGCGATTCGCCGAGGCCTGGGCCAGCCACGCCGAGTGTCTCCAAGAGGCGGAGGACATCGCACAGATCAAGGAATGGACAGAGGATCTGGTCGAGACGCACGGCGATCAGACCTCCGCCCATCTCATCATGGGTCTGTTCCTGGCGCAGTCGGGCCAATCGGAACAATCCCAGCAGAGTTACAAGGAAGCCGCCAAGCTCGCACCGGCGTCCGCCTATCCGCACTACTTTCAGGCGCAGATCCATGAGCGAGCCGATCGTCCGGACATGGCGATCAAAGAATATCGCGAGGCCGTCCGGCTCGATCCCGGCTTTGCGCCGGCCCGGACCAACTTGGGTGTGGCCTATCAAGAACAAGGCCGGCTGGAAATGGCGATTCCCCAGTACAGGGAAGTGATCAAACTCAACCCTGACGACAGCGTGGCCCATGCGAACCTGGCCTGTGCCTTGGCGGAACAGGGTAAACAGGAAGCGGCCGTGCAGGCGTATAAAGAGGCCCTCAGGTTGAATCCGCACGATGCCGAAGTGCGCTTCGCGCTGGGCAGCCTGTATGAAACGCGCAGCCGGATGGATCTGGCGAAGAAGGAATACAGCGAGGCGCTCCGGTCCAATCCCGATTTCGGACCGGCGCATACGGCGCTCGGCTGGATCGCCCTGCGAAAGGGCCACTTGCAGGACGCCTATGAAGCCTTCAATCGGGGTCTCAAAACCAACGAGCAGGACGCCCGCGCCTACCACGGGATTGCCGAGTATTATGCTCAGCGGCGCAAACCGGAAAGCGCGATGGACAATTACGCCAAGGCCCTCAAATACTATAAGGATCCCGACATGAAAAACACCATCATGAACCAACTGTTTCAGGAAGGGCGGGTCGGGGACTAG
- a CDS encoding proton-conducting transporter transmembrane domain-containing protein, with product MMIPSLLAGIPLLGALASLPFRSDPEQLKRSCVTWAVLSLASIAGCANRIEVPTEGLLPLYLLPLAATISILGQPVHEQHRLSWLSTLVFLGIGLSVLSGPPLIAPLTVALLSALIAGLLYQHHSALWPRSWWGIGAYGFGALCAALSAAVGDPLSSLASLLACGVLLPLLPFHDGYLTALTRLPGSLPSFIVVLLPLVGLHLLAAAMPTVSDSVAWTVGFFALAGASYGAFKALAQSRVRLLLAYGSLSFFSIFWWFAAASRTATPRAALLVGTVGLATSGLMVAWQVVRTRYGDDVDPQAISGLATGMPQYAVLLSLLALAAMGLPPFGVFAGFMGLLLGSPFPSLAGLFVTLLAWLAASWYIMQMVQRLLFGIRRPELRYTDLLQAELASLLIVVLVLLALGLVPSTLFASEPAALGIPILGESFTWNR from the coding sequence ATGATGATACCGTCGCTCCTGGCCGGGATACCGTTGCTGGGCGCGCTTGCCAGCCTGCCCTTCCGCTCGGACCCCGAACAGCTGAAACGGTCCTGCGTCACCTGGGCCGTGCTCAGCCTCGCGTCCATCGCGGGATGCGCCAACAGAATCGAGGTGCCGACCGAAGGCCTGCTCCCGCTCTATCTTCTGCCGTTGGCCGCCACGATCTCGATTTTGGGGCAGCCGGTTCACGAGCAGCATCGGCTCTCGTGGTTGTCCACGTTGGTATTTCTTGGGATCGGCTTGTCGGTCCTGAGCGGGCCGCCCCTGATTGCCCCGTTGACCGTGGCGCTCCTCTCGGCGTTGATCGCGGGCTTGCTCTATCAACACCACAGCGCCCTCTGGCCCAGATCCTGGTGGGGCATCGGCGCCTACGGTTTCGGCGCCTTGTGCGCCGCCCTGTCGGCCGCCGTCGGTGATCCTCTGTCCTCGCTTGCGTCCTTGCTGGCCTGCGGGGTTTTGCTTCCGCTCCTGCCGTTTCACGACGGCTACCTGACGGCGCTGACGCGGCTGCCCGGCAGCCTGCCCTCGTTCATCGTCGTCCTCCTTCCCCTTGTCGGTCTTCATTTGTTGGCGGCTGCCATGCCCACGGTTTCGGACAGCGTGGCCTGGACGGTCGGCTTCTTCGCCCTGGCGGGAGCCTCTTACGGCGCATTCAAAGCCCTGGCTCAATCGCGGGTCCGTCTCCTGTTGGCGTACGGCAGCCTTTCCTTCTTTTCCATCTTCTGGTGGTTCGCCGCCGCCTCGCGAACGGCCACGCCACGGGCCGCCCTCCTGGTCGGGACGGTAGGCCTCGCCACAAGCGGCCTCATGGTCGCCTGGCAAGTGGTCCGAACCAGATACGGCGACGACGTGGATCCTCAGGCGATCAGCGGCCTGGCGACGGGCATGCCGCAGTATGCCGTACTCCTCTCCCTGCTGGCGCTGGCGGCAATGGGCCTGCCACCCTTCGGCGTCTTTGCCGGATTCATGGGACTGTTGCTGGGCTCGCCCTTTCCGTCTTTGGCCGGCCTGTTCGTCACGCTCCTGGCATGGCTCGCCGCATCTTGGTACATCATGCAGATGGTGCAGCGGTTGCTCTTCGGGATCCGACGGCCGGAACTCCGATACACCGATCTGCTCCAAGCCGAGCTGGCTTCACTATTGATCGTCGTACTGGTTCTGCTCGCATTGGGACTGGTGCCGTCGACCCTGTTTGCCTCCGAACCAGCCGCACTCGGGATCCCCATTCTCGGAGAATCATTCACGTGGAACCGGTAG
- the dnaA gene encoding chromosomal replication initiator protein DnaA, whose translation MGDIAGIMTVASVWQEALAYIQGKVPKQVYDTWFTPVHLERIEDSTAQIAVPNKFFGDWLSQHYGPLLEEAVSTARGGGETAVSFVVFNRLAAKPIDPTVIEQARAVAGSKPKRGIQLNPKYTFKNFVVGAGNQFAHAACMAVAEQPAKAYNPLFIYGGVGLGKTHLLNAIANHVAERTDLRIAYLTTEQFTNEVINSIRYDKMMDLRKRYRHIDMLMIDDIQFLAGKERTQEEFFHTFNSLYEAHKQIVLSSDRFPKDMPDIEERLRSRFEWGLIADLQPPDVETRIAILRKKSEDEGVRLPEDVIQFLSTTMKSNIRELEGSLVRLGAYASLTGQVITLDMARNVLRDLIGDKKKIVSLEDIQEVVSTWFHVRIADLKSRRRSKTLVHPRQIAMYLCRELTDASYPEIGRHFGGKDHTTIIHACRQIGKARDTDSSLQATLDGLKDKILRG comes from the coding sequence ATGGGTGATATCGCAGGGATTATGACTGTCGCGTCCGTGTGGCAAGAGGCCCTGGCCTATATCCAGGGAAAAGTCCCAAAACAGGTGTACGACACGTGGTTTACACCAGTCCACCTGGAGCGGATCGAAGACAGTACGGCCCAAATCGCTGTGCCGAATAAGTTCTTCGGAGACTGGCTGAGTCAGCACTACGGACCTCTGCTGGAAGAGGCGGTTTCCACGGCACGCGGCGGCGGGGAAACAGCCGTCTCATTCGTGGTATTCAACCGTTTGGCAGCCAAGCCGATAGACCCGACCGTCATCGAACAGGCCAGAGCCGTCGCTGGGTCCAAGCCCAAGCGCGGCATCCAACTCAATCCGAAGTATACGTTCAAGAACTTCGTCGTCGGCGCCGGGAATCAATTCGCCCACGCTGCCTGCATGGCGGTGGCCGAGCAACCGGCGAAGGCCTACAATCCATTGTTCATCTACGGAGGGGTCGGCCTCGGGAAAACCCACCTCCTCAATGCGATCGCGAATCACGTCGCAGAACGGACGGACTTGCGGATCGCCTATCTGACAACCGAGCAGTTTACGAACGAAGTCATTAACTCCATCCGGTACGACAAGATGATGGACTTGCGCAAGCGGTACCGGCACATCGATATGTTAATGATCGACGACATTCAGTTCCTGGCGGGAAAAGAACGGACGCAGGAAGAATTCTTTCATACGTTCAATTCCCTGTATGAGGCTCACAAGCAGATCGTGCTCTCGAGCGACCGCTTCCCGAAGGACATGCCCGACATCGAGGAGCGGTTACGGTCCCGGTTCGAATGGGGGCTGATCGCCGATCTCCAGCCGCCGGACGTCGAGACACGGATCGCGATTCTGCGCAAGAAATCAGAGGACGAGGGAGTCAGGCTGCCCGAGGACGTCATTCAGTTTCTCTCGACGACGATGAAGAGCAACATCAGGGAACTCGAAGGCTCATTGGTACGTCTCGGCGCCTATGCGTCGCTGACCGGCCAAGTCATCACGTTGGACATGGCCAGAAACGTTCTGAGAGATCTCATCGGCGACAAGAAGAAGATCGTGTCCCTGGAAGACATCCAAGAAGTCGTGAGCACCTGGTTCCATGTGAGAATTGCCGATCTGAAGTCCCGGCGGCGAAGCAAGACGCTGGTTCATCCACGGCAAATTGCCATGTATCTCTGTCGGGAGTTGACCGACGCGTCATACCCGGAGATCGGACGGCATTTCGGAGGGAAGGACCACACGACGATCATTCACGCCTGCCGGCAGATCGGCAAGGCGCGGGACACCGACAGCTCGCTGCAGGCGACGCTGGATGGACTCAAGGACAAGATCCTGCGCGGCTGA
- a CDS encoding FitA-like ribbon-helix-helix domain-containing protein, producing MATLTIKNIPEPLVKRLKQQAAAHRRSLNFQVISYLEQMTHSIPIDADALLARARALRRTPKGMKLTDRILDELKVAGRS from the coding sequence GTGGCAACCTTGACCATCAAGAATATTCCGGAGCCATTGGTGAAACGCCTCAAGCAACAGGCTGCTGCTCATCGCCGGAGTCTGAATTTTCAGGTCATCTCCTATCTCGAACAGATGACCCACAGTATCCCTATCGATGCCGATGCATTATTGGCGCGAGCCCGGGCCCTTCGCCGAACTCCGAAAGGGATGAAACTGACCGATCGCATCCTTGACGAACTCAAGGTGGCCGGCCGGTCATGA
- a CDS encoding P-II family nitrogen regulator has protein sequence MGELVLHPMKEIRVIVAGEHRAFVTELLDRVNASGYTIIGNVSGKGHHGVREAHFMFSEQESLEMIMTVVPEDKVEPILAGLRPLFERHSGVMFVADVAVSRQEYFGKKSKGV, from the coding sequence ATGGGCGAGCTAGTCCTGCATCCGATGAAGGAAATTCGTGTGATCGTCGCCGGGGAGCACCGGGCGTTCGTGACGGAGCTGCTCGATCGCGTCAATGCGAGCGGCTATACCATCATCGGTAACGTGTCGGGTAAGGGCCACCACGGGGTGCGCGAAGCGCATTTCATGTTCAGCGAGCAGGAAAGTCTGGAGATGATCATGACCGTGGTGCCCGAGGACAAGGTCGAGCCGATTCTGGCCGGCCTCAGGCCGTTGTTCGAACGGCATTCCGGCGTCATGTTCGTGGCCGACGTGGCGGTGAGCCGTCAGGAGTATTTCGGCAAGAAAAGCAAAGGGGTCTGA
- a CDS encoding type II toxin-antitoxin system VapC family toxin, with protein sequence MIVADTNLLIYLYVQGQRTEESEAVLRRDAIWAAPLLWRSEFRNVLIGLVRNDVLALNEAISMVDEVERWLDGHEYSVISRNVLTLAEQSGCSAYDCEFVALAQDLRVPLVTADRHVLKAFPAVAISPSSFAS encoded by the coding sequence ATGATCGTGGCCGATACGAATCTGTTGATCTACCTCTATGTCCAGGGTCAGCGAACAGAGGAAAGCGAAGCCGTACTGCGTCGTGATGCCATATGGGCAGCCCCATTGCTGTGGCGGTCCGAATTCCGCAATGTGTTAATCGGTCTCGTGAGAAACGACGTGCTAGCACTCAACGAGGCGATTTCTATGGTCGACGAAGTCGAACGGTGGTTGGACGGACACGAGTACAGCGTGATCTCTCGCAATGTGCTGACACTGGCGGAGCAGTCCGGATGCTCGGCGTATGATTGTGAGTTCGTCGCTCTCGCTCAAGACTTGCGAGTGCCCCTAGTCACAGCCGACCGGCACGTCCTAAAAGCATTTCCGGCTGTTGCGATCTCACCATCATCCTTCGCGTCTTAG